TCAGTTTCAGCTGCATTTCTATCCAGCACTATTTTCTTTGAGATAATGCCCACTTCAGAGCAGTCCTTTTCCTTTCCCCTGACATAAGCCTGCGAAGCAGGGTCATCACCGACCAGCACAACCCCTAATCCGGGCTTTTTTTCCAGCTTTGAGACTTTTTCCTTAATCCCTCTTTTTATTTTCTGCGCCAATGCACTTCCGTCAAGGATTTTAGCTGCCATAGGAGGATTGAAACCAGCAGATATTTAAGTTTTTTCATAAATGGGTTGTAAACAAGAAAAAAATACTATGCAAAGATAAAAGAAATTTTCAGCATGCTGAAAAAATAGTTTTTCTTGCCTAAAGCAGCACACTATCATCCATAACAATAGTCTGGCTTCTCTTAGCCCCTAAAGAAAGCACTGCCATCGGCACTCCGGCTAGCTCTTCTATTCTTCTGAAATATTTCTGCGCATTCTTTGGCAGCCCATCAAAGCTCTTAATATCAGAGATATCCTGCTTCCAGCCGTCCATCTCTTCGTAAACAGGCTTTGCTTTCTTAATATTATTCTGCTCTAGAGGAAAGTCTTCTGTTTTCCGGCCTTCTATTTCATAAGCGGTGCATATCTTTATCTTATCAAGGTCATTGAAGCAGTCACCCTTTGTGGAAACAAATCCTGTCAGGCCGTTTATGCGCGCAGAATATCTCGCAACAACAGCATCAAACCATCCGCATCTCCTCGGCCTGCCTGTTGTGGTGCCGTATTCCCTGCCCATAAGGCGAAGATATTTGCCCTGGAAGTACTCATCCCCTTTATTTGCCTTTTCAGCAGCCTCTTTCAGCAATGCCCCATATTCAGGCTCTATCCTGTCCCATGTTCCTTCTGCAGTTGTCTGCTGGTCAGTTCCCAGCTCAGTCGGAAAAGGCCCCCTTCCCACTCTTGTCGTATATGCCTTTAATATACCAATCACAGAGTCAATCTTTGTCGGACCTATTCCCAAGCCCGTGCATGCCCCGCCTGCTGTAGGGTTGGAAGAAGTCACAAAAGGGTATGTTCCGTGGTCCACATCAAGCATAGTTCCTTGGGCTCCTTCCACCAGTATCTTCCTGCCATCTTCTATGGCCTTATTCAGAACAGCATAAGTATCTCCGACAAACTGCCTTAGTTTTGCAGCCTCATCATTATCCTGCTTCACAAACTCCGACATTCTCAGGCCTGTCCTGCCAATCTTTGCCATATAGCAGGGCCCTATTCCCCTTCCAGTTGTTCCCACCTTTTTCCCTGTTTTCTTATCCATGTCAATCTGCTTTTCAGTTATGACATGTGCGGTTGAGCTTATCATGAGCTGGTCAGGAGTTATTTCAAAGCCCTCCTTTCCGGCATTCTCAATCTCACCGATCATGACCTTTGGGTCAATCACCATTCCGTTGCCGCATATCGACAGCTTGGAGGGGTGTATCACTCCTGAAGGGAGCAGGTGAAACTTAAACTTCTTATCACCCACAACAACAGTATGGCCAGCATTATTGCCCCCTGTTGCCCTTGCTACGATATCTGCCTTTTCAGCTAAGAAGTCCACTATCTTTCCCTTGCCTTCATCCCCCCACTGGCCGCCAACAACAACTAGAGTATTTACCATTTAATTCATCACCTAAAGCCTAAAAAGAAGGGGATTATATTTAAATTTGTTTATTTGGAGGGCGCATTTCTTGATAGTAACCTTTAAAAAGCATTTATAATTCCTAAATACAATGGCAATCACCCAGAAAAGGTCAAAGAGAAAGCCCACAGGCGCCAGATATAAGTCTAAGCTTTCAAAGAAGCAGCACGAACTAGGCTCAAATCCGACATTGCCCAAGATCGAGCCCGTAAAGAGCAAGAGGTTAAGAGTGATGGGAAACAACCTAAAGTTAAGGCTGCTCGCTTCAGATACTGCAAACGTCTTCGATCCCAAGACAAAAAAGCATAAGACTGTCAAGATAAAGAACGTTGTTGAAAACAGCGCCAATAGGCATTATATAAGGCGAAATATACTTACTAAGGGGGCTGTTATCGAAACAGAATTAGGCAAGGCAAAGATAACTTCCAGGCCTGGCCAGGAAGGGGCAGTTAATGCTGTTTTGGTCTGAAATTCTTTGTTAGGTGTTTATTAACAATGATACTTCTATTTAGTAGTTACAAATAGAAAGATTTAAATATATCTCTACCCCTACAGCCT
The window above is part of the Candidatus Woesearchaeota archaeon genome. Proteins encoded here:
- a CDS encoding adenylosuccinate synthase (catalyzes the formation of N6-(1,2,-dicarboxyethyl)-AMP from L-aspartate, inosine monophosphate and GTP in AMP biosynthesis), with translation MVNTLVVVGGQWGDEGKGKIVDFLAEKADIVARATGGNNAGHTVVVGDKKFKFHLLPSGVIHPSKLSICGNGMVIDPKVMIGEIENAGKEGFEITPDQLMISSTAHVITEKQIDMDKKTGKKVGTTGRGIGPCYMAKIGRTGLRMSEFVKQDNDEAAKLRQFVGDTYAVLNKAIEDGRKILVEGAQGTMLDVDHGTYPFVTSSNPTAGGACTGLGIGPTKIDSVIGILKAYTTRVGRGPFPTELGTDQQTTAEGTWDRIEPEYGALLKEAAEKANKGDEYFQGKYLRLMGREYGTTTGRPRRCGWFDAVVARYSARINGLTGFVSTKGDCFNDLDKIKICTAYEIEGRKTEDFPLEQNNIKKAKPVYEEMDGWKQDISDIKSFDGLPKNAQKYFRRIEELAGVPMAVLSLGAKRSQTIVMDDSVLL
- a CDS encoding 30S ribosomal protein S8e, yielding MAITQKRSKRKPTGARYKSKLSKKQHELGSNPTLPKIEPVKSKRLRVMGNNLKLRLLASDTANVFDPKTKKHKTVKIKNVVENSANRHYIRRNILTKGAVIETELGKAKITSRPGQEGAVNAVLV